In Streptomyces sp. TLI_146, the genomic stretch TGGGCGTGAGCGGGTCGCTCGGCAGTCTGGCCGCCCTGCGCGCGGCCGCCGAGGAGGCGCGGCGCAGCGGCCGGAGACTGGTCGCGGTGATCGCGTGGGAGCCGCCCGAGGGCGAGTACCTGTATCTGCGCCACCCCGACCCGGCGTGGGCGGCGCACTGGGAGCGGGACGCGCGGCAGCGCCTCGACGAGGCCTTCGCGGACGCGTTCGGCGGGCTGCCGACGGGCGTCGAGGTCCGCAAGGCGGCGGTGCGCGGGCGGCCGGGGCCCGCGCTGTGCACGGTCGCGCACCGGCCGGACGACCTGCTGGTGGTGGGCGCGCGCACGCGGGCCTGGCGGCCCCGGGCGCGGCGGTACGTGCTGCGGCACGCGGAGTGCCCGCTGCTGACCGTGCCGGCGCCGCGCGCCCCCAGGGGTGCGGTCCGGGAGCTGCGCCGGGCGACGGCACAGGACTTCGCGCTGCGGGTGTGAGCCCCCGGCGGCCGGGGGCTCACGGGCGGTGCCTCGAAGGGCGTCAGCCGCCGCGTCTTGAGGGGCGTCAGCCGCCGCCCCGGTCGTCCTCCGCCTCCGGCGGCAGCACGTCCTGCGGCGCGCTCTGGGCGAGCGACCGGAGGAGTTCGGCCGCCGGGTACGGGCGGTTCGCCTCGACGCCCGGCGGGGGCGGTGCCGCCGGGACCAGGGTGTCCGAGCCGGGCGAGTGCAGCCAGACGGCGATCAGATGGACGGCGGGCAGGTGCAGCAGCCGCACCTCCGCGTCGCCCGGCTCACGCCCGGCGGCCGCCAGCGCGGCCGCCGTCCCGGCCACGAAGGGACCGTAGTTGAGCTGGCTGAAGACATGGCCGCCCGCCTCGTCCCGTACCGTCTCGGCGAGCGCCACCGGGCCCGAGTCGTGCTGGACGAGATAGCGCCAGGCGACCGGCCGGGCCCGGTCCAGGCCGCCGGGCAGATCGCCGAGCCCGATCACGTACATCTGGAGCGGATGCGCGAGCCGGAGTTCGTCGGCCGTGGCGGGCAGCAGCGTGGCGGTGCGGACCCGGCCGAGGCCCGCGAGGAGCTCGACCCCGGCCTCGGCGGCCGAGCGCGACTCCTGGGGTGGCTGCGGTACTTGAAGCGCCATGGTCCGTCCCTATGCCCGGGTGTAGTAGCTGTGGGTCCAGGTTCCACTGCCCTGGTAGCTGGTCGCGAGCGTGTTGTAGACCTGGTCGGACCGGCCGTAGATCGGGTCGTCGACGGCCACGATCGCGTCCGAGCCGCTCAGCGGCGCGTCCACGCCCATCGCGGTGAGGAAGTGCCCGCCGCCGGTCGACCAGCCGATCCGCACGCAGAGCGGGCGGCCCGCCTTGATCTCGGACTCGACGGTGGCGAAGTCCACCCGGTTGGTGACCATCCGGTCCAGGTGGCCGACGATCCTGAGCGGATTGTCCAGCGGCTGCTGCGAGTTGCAGCCCGCGCCGCTCGCCCCGCCGCCGCAGCAGTCGGTGCGCCCGGTCTGCGAGTTGGCCACCGCGCACTGGGTCCAGGTGCTGCCCGCGTTGTAGAAGAGCGCGATGCTGGTCGACACGGCGGCCCAGCACCAGTTGGTCTGCTGCTGGCGCTGCATCGCGAAGGCGAGGCGGCCGCCGTCCCACAGCCGGTAGACCGGCTTGTCGTCCAGGACCGTGATGTCGGTGACGATGTGCAGCGGAGCGCCCCAGTCGACGGTGACCACGAAGCTCACCCCGTGGTTGGGGTCGTACGGCGGGGAGTGCGGGCTGATGTTGCTGACCCGCACCGGCGCCGCGCCCACGAACCGGGGGCTGTGCTTGAGGTCGTTGGGGTCGACGCTGTACTCGGAGACCGTGACCACGACCGTCGAGTCGTGGTCGATGATGCCCCAGTTGAAGTTCAGCGCGGTACGGCCCTGGAGGCCGGCCCAGTACTGGCGTGCGGTACGCGGCATCGGCCCCCCTCAGCCGTTCTGGTACTCGATGGCGACCGGCGGGCCGTCCAGGACCGTGATGTCCGTGACGATGTGCAGCGGCGCGCCCCACTCCACGTTGACCGTGAACGTGACGCCGTGGTTGGGGTCGTAGGGCGGTGAGTGCGGGCTGATGTTCTCCACCGTGATCGTGGCGGCGCCGACGAACCGGGGGCTGTGCCGGGGATCGTTGTTGTCCACGCTGTACTCGGACGCGGTGACGATCACCGTGGAGTCGTGGTTGATGATGCCCCAGTTGAAGTTGAGTCTGGTGCGTCCTTGCAGGTTCCACCAGTACTGGCGGGCTGTCTGTGGCATACGGTGCCTCCGCGCGGCTCAGGCCGGACACATGCCGCATCCATGCCCCTCCGCGTCGGCCGTGACGCGTGAGCGTAGAGGAAATCAGCCCGGCTGCCGGATCAGCCGGCGCGCGCCGGCCGCCGCGACCGCCGCCGTGCGCGACTCCACTCCCAGCTTTGCGTAAATATGCACGAGATGGGACTTGACGGTCGCCTGGCTCAGGAAGAGCCGCTTGCTGATCTGGAGGTTGGAGAGGCCGTCGCCGACCAGTTGCAGCACCTCCAGTTCACGGCGGGTGAGAGCCTCGGCCGGGGTGCGCATCCGGTCCATCAGCCGGTGCGCCACCGCCGGGGCGAGCGCCGACTGCCCGGCCGCCGCCGTCCGCACGGCGGCCGCCAGCTCCTCCGGCGGCGCGTCCTTGAGCAGATACCCGGCCGCGCCCGCCTCCACGGCCGCCAGGATGTCGGCGTCCGTGTCGTACGTGGTGAGGACGAGCACGCGGGGCGCTCCCGGCCGTGCGGTGATCGCGGCGGTGGCGGCCGAGCCGTGCATCCCGGCGCCGAACTGAAGGTCCATCAGCACCACGTCGAAGCCGCCCGAGGCCGCCAGCTCCACCGCCCGCTCGGCGGTCGCGGCCTCCCCGGCCACCGTGAAGTCCGGCTCGGTGTCCAGGACGGCCCGCAGCCCCGCCCGGACGATCGGGTGGTCGTCGGCGAGCAGCAGTCTGATCGGCTCGGTGCTCACCCGGCACTCCCTTCCCGCACCGGCAGCGGCAGGGTGATCGCGACCGCCGTGCCCTGGCCCGGCGCCGACTCGACGCTCAGGGTGCCGCCGAGCGAACGGGCCCGCGACCGCATCGCGGGGAGCCCGAAGCCGCCGGTGCCGGAGGGGCGCTCGTGGCCCGGGTCGAAGCCCTTGCCGTCGTCGACGACATCCAGTGCCACCGAGGTGTCCATGAAGCTGAGCGTGATCTCCGCGCGCCCGGCCGCCGCGTGCTGGACCGTGTTGGCGAGCGCCGACTGGGCGATCCGCAGCAGCGCGACCTCGTACGGCGTGGGCAGCTCGACCGGGGTGCCGCTCACCCCGAACTGCACGGCGGGGCCGGGCGTCGAGGCGCACAGCCGCTCCAGGGCGCCGGGCAGCGAGGCCCGCTCCAGACCGGGCGGGGTCAGTGCCCGGACGAACCGGCGGGCCTCGGCCAGGTTGTCCTGGGCGGCCGCACGGGCCTGCTCGACATGCGTACGGGCCGGGTCGTCCGGTGCGAGCGCGCGCTCGGCGGCGCGCAGCAGGAGCTGGATGGAGGACAGGCCCTGCGCCAGCGTGTCGTGGATCTCCCGGGCGAGGCGCTCGCGCTCGGCCAGGGTGCCCGCCGCGCGCTCCGCCTCGGCCAGCTCGGCGCGGGTCGACACCAGCTCCTCGATCAGCTCGCGCCGGCGCTCGCTCTCCCGGTACAGCGCGTCGTAGCCGAAGACGGTCGCCACCGCGACGGCCGCGCCGAGCAGCGGTCCGATGAACGTGCCGGGCGTGACCTGCTCGCCGTGGAGCAGGAAGCTCGCGATGGCCGCGCCCGCCGTCGCCGCCACGGCGGGCAGGCCCCAGCGCCGCGACAGGAGGTGCAGCTGGAGGAAGTAGAGGGGGAAGGCCACCCACAGGGCGTCCGGCGACAGGGCGAGCAGCACCAGCCAGACGGCGCAGAGCCCGCCGAGCCAGGCGGCCCCCGCGCGGGTGCGGGGCCGCACGGCGGGCGTCAGCACCCCCGCCGCGTACACCGCCGCCATCGCGCCCACGGCGGCCAGGGCCGTCGCCTCGCTCACCGACCGGGCCGCGACGAGCGCGAGCAGCCCGGCGAGCAGCGCGTGCAGACACAGGCGCAGCAGCCGGGCGACCGGGGTGTGGGGGCGGGGGTCCATAGGTCTTCCAGCGTAAGCGGGCACGGCCCGGGCCCGGTCAACCGAAAGTTTGATGTGCGCGTCCGTCCTTCGATCCGGTCGATGTGTGCTGTGGCGCGATGTCCCGGCGGGCCCGGGCCGCGAGGCTGGAGCCATGTTCGTCGCATGGAGGGACCTCCGGTTCGCCAAGGGCCGGTTCGCGCTGATGGGGACGGTGGTGGTGCTCATCACCCTGCTCGTCGGCCTGCTGTCCGGGCTGACCGCCGGGCTGGCCCGGGACAACACCTCGGCCGTGGTGGGCCTGCCCGCCGACCGGCTCGCCTTCGCGGCGCCGCCCGGCGGCCGGGCGGTGTCGTTCACCAGCTCGGTGCTGGGCCCGTCAGTCTGGGAGGGATGGGGCCGGGTGTCCGGGGTGCGCGGCGCCGAGCCGATCGCGATCTCCACGGTGAACGCGAAGGCGGGGGAGCGGACCGAGGCGGTGTCGGTGTTCGCGGTCCGCCCCGGCTCGGGTCTGGCGGCGGTACGGGAGGGGGCCGTGGTGCTTTCGCGGGGCGCGGCGGACAAGCTGCGGGCGGCGGCCGGGGAAGCGGTCGTCGTCAACGGGCGGGCGCTGACGGTCTCGGCGGTGCGCGGTGAGGACTCCTACAGCCACACCCCGGTCGTCTGGACGGCGCTCGCCCCCGGGGCCCCGGCCACGGTGGTGGCCCTCACCCTCGGCGACGGTGTGGACCTCGCGGCGGCGGACCGGGCCCTGGGCACCACGACCCGTACCCCGGACGGCGCGCTCTCGGCGCTGCCGTCCTACAAGGCCGAGAACGGTTCGCTCCAGCTGATGCGCGGCTTCCTCTTCGTCATCTCGGCGCTGGTGGTGGGAGCGTTCTTCACCGTGTGGACGATCCAGCGCAGCGGGGACATCGCGGTCCTCAAGGCGCTCGGCGCGTCCACGCCCTATCTGCTGCGGGACGCGCTGGGGCAGGCCGTGCTGATGCTGTGCGCGGGGACGGCGGCCGGGACGGGGCTCGCGGCGGCGGTGGGCGGGCTGGTCGAGGACGCCGTGCCGTTCGTGCTCGACGTACGGACCACGCTGGTGCCCGCGCTCGTGCTGATCGGCCTCGGCGTGCTCGGCGCCGCCCTGTCCATCCGGCGGATCACCGCCGTCGACCCGCTGACCGCGCTGGGGAGTGCCCGATGACCGCGCCGCTGCTGCTCGACCGTGTGACGCTGACGTACCCGGACGGGGACGGGCGGCTCACCGCGCTGGACGAGGTGTCCCTTGCCGTGCCGTCCGGCACGCTGACGGCGTGCGTCGGGCCGTCCGGGTCGGGCAAGTCCAGCCTGCTCGCGGTGGCGGCGACGCTGATCGCGCCCGACCGGGGGCGGGTGGTGCTCGCCGGGGCCGAGACGGGGGAGCTCAGCGCGGCCGAGCGGGCGGCGCTGCGGCGCGAGCGCGTGGGGATCGTCTTCCAGCAGCCGAACCTGCTGCCTTCGCTGACGGCGGCCGAGCAGCTCCAGGTGATGGCGCACTTGGCGGGCCGGGGTGCCGGGGCGGCCCGGGCGCGGGCCCTCGATCTGCTGGACGCGGTCGGTCTCGCCGACCGGGCGGACCGGCGCCCGCATCAGCTGTCCGGGGGGCAGCGGCAGCGGGTGAACATCGCGCGGGCGCTGATGAACTCGCCGTCGGTGCTGTTGGTGGACGAGCCGACCAGTGCGCTCGATCATGCGCGGGGGGCGTCTGTGCTGGACCTGTTGGTCCGGCTCACCCGGGAGCGGGGTACGGCCACTGTGCTGGTCACCCATGACGTGGCTCACCTGTCGCGGGTGGATCACGTGGTGGAGATGGCGGACGGGAGGGTGGGGGTGGGGCGCGTGGTGAGCTGACGGTTGTCGGTGGCTGGTCGCGCAGTTCCCCGCGCCCCTGAGAATGCCGCTCCGCGGCAATCCCTTGGGCGCCCCGGAGGGGCGCACTTGAGGGGCGTGGGGAACTGCGCGACCAGCCCTCCACCGGCCCGCACCCGAAGCGCTCAGCCGAAACGCGCTCAGCCCTGCCCCGTGTTCGCCAGCGCAGCCGACAGCTCCTCCGCGATCCCCTGCAGGATCGGGACGATCTTCTCCGTCGCCGCCTCCGTCACGCGGCCCGCCGGGCCCGAGATGGAGATGGCGGCGGCGGTGGGGGAGTTCGGCACCGGCACCGCGAGGCAGCGGACTCCTATTTCCTGCTCGTTGTCGTCGACCGCGTACCCCGCGTGCCGCACCTGCTCCAGCGCGTCGAGGAAGCCCTCGGGCGTGGTGATCGTCTTCTCGGTCGCGGCGGGCATACCGGTGCGGG encodes the following:
- a CDS encoding ABC transporter ATP-binding protein, which gives rise to MTAPLLLDRVTLTYPDGDGRLTALDEVSLAVPSGTLTACVGPSGSGKSSLLAVAATLIAPDRGRVVLAGAETGELSAAERAALRRERVGIVFQQPNLLPSLTAAEQLQVMAHLAGRGAGAARARALDLLDAVGLADRADRRPHQLSGGQRQRVNIARALMNSPSVLLVDEPTSALDHARGASVLDLLVRLTRERGTATVLVTHDVAHLSRVDHVVEMADGRVGVGRVVS
- a CDS encoding universal stress protein, with the protein product MNGQGGPGPGRVVVGVSGSLGSLAALRAAAEEARRSGRRLVAVIAWEPPEGEYLYLRHPDPAWAAHWERDARQRLDEAFADAFGGLPTGVEVRKAAVRGRPGPALCTVAHRPDDLLVVGARTRAWRPRARRYVLRHAECPLLTVPAPRAPRGAVRELRRATAQDFALRV
- a CDS encoding response regulator transcription factor, which codes for MSTEPIRLLLADDHPIVRAGLRAVLDTEPDFTVAGEAATAERAVELAASGGFDVVLMDLQFGAGMHGSAATAAITARPGAPRVLVLTTYDTDADILAAVEAGAAGYLLKDAPPEELAAAVRTAAAGQSALAPAVAHRLMDRMRTPAEALTRRELEVLQLVGDGLSNLQISKRLFLSQATVKSHLVHIYAKLGVESRTAAVAAAGARRLIRQPG
- a CDS encoding sensor histidine kinase gives rise to the protein MDPRPHTPVARLLRLCLHALLAGLLALVAARSVSEATALAAVGAMAAVYAAGVLTPAVRPRTRAGAAWLGGLCAVWLVLLALSPDALWVAFPLYFLQLHLLSRRWGLPAVAATAGAAIASFLLHGEQVTPGTFIGPLLGAAVAVATVFGYDALYRESERRRELIEELVSTRAELAEAERAAGTLAERERLAREIHDTLAQGLSSIQLLLRAAERALAPDDPARTHVEQARAAAQDNLAEARRFVRALTPPGLERASLPGALERLCASTPGPAVQFGVSGTPVELPTPYEVALLRIAQSALANTVQHAAAGRAEITLSFMDTSVALDVVDDGKGFDPGHERPSGTGGFGLPAMRSRARSLGGTLSVESAPGQGTAVAITLPLPVREGSAG
- a CDS encoding ABC transporter permease, which codes for MFVAWRDLRFAKGRFALMGTVVVLITLLVGLLSGLTAGLARDNTSAVVGLPADRLAFAAPPGGRAVSFTSSVLGPSVWEGWGRVSGVRGAEPIAISTVNAKAGERTEAVSVFAVRPGSGLAAVREGAVVLSRGAADKLRAAAGEAVVVNGRALTVSAVRGEDSYSHTPVVWTALAPGAPATVVALTLGDGVDLAAADRALGTTTRTPDGALSALPSYKAENGSLQLMRGFLFVISALVVGAFFTVWTIQRSGDIAVLKALGASTPYLLRDALGQAVLMLCAGTAAGTGLAAAVGGLVEDAVPFVLDVRTTLVPALVLIGLGVLGAALSIRRITAVDPLTALGSAR
- a CDS encoding papain-like cysteine protease family protein gives rise to the protein MPRTARQYWAGLQGRTALNFNWGIIDHDSTVVVTVSEYSVDPNDLKHSPRFVGAAPVRVSNISPHSPPYDPNHGVSFVVTVDWGAPLHIVTDITVLDDKPVYRLWDGGRLAFAMQRQQQTNWCWAAVSTSIALFYNAGSTWTQCAVANSQTGRTDCCGGGASGAGCNSQQPLDNPLRIVGHLDRMVTNRVDFATVESEIKAGRPLCVRIGWSTGGGHFLTAMGVDAPLSGSDAIVAVDDPIYGRSDQVYNTLATSYQGSGTWTHSYYTRA